The Chthoniobacterales bacterium genome contains a region encoding:
- a CDS encoding FAD-dependent oxidoreductase, translating to MSLSGFRQDAPSVAVIGAGLSGLSCARRLAAAGAKVTIFEKSRSLGGRCATRRWGDHIVDHGAQFFTMRNAEFQREMEALCGDELRPIDAPVVNLQGREISAGGPRWYHAMGNNRVGKALRGDLSVRMEALITRVERRDEGWDLGEGNGGGFAAVVCSAPLPQTLAVLGREPDLAALAPCLTAFFAYAGEWSGRSREVYARVDPVDDLAWSACENHKMGRIAPATTVFVAQASPGFSREFLEADPAEWAERLRKRLEERWELPRAAARDVFMHRWRYARYCREEAAVVSDLPPGLFVTGDAFSESRVESAWLAGRATAHEVLSSIQRR from the coding sequence ATGTCTCTTTCCGGTTTCCGCCAGGATGCTCCGTCCGTCGCTGTTATCGGAGCGGGGCTTTCGGGATTGAGTTGTGCCCGCCGGCTCGCCGCCGCGGGAGCAAAGGTCACGATCTTCGAGAAATCGCGAAGCCTGGGTGGCCGCTGCGCCACTCGTCGGTGGGGCGATCACATCGTGGACCACGGCGCCCAGTTTTTCACGATGCGAAATGCGGAGTTTCAGCGCGAAATGGAGGCCCTTTGCGGCGATGAGCTGCGCCCGATCGACGCGCCGGTGGTGAACCTCCAAGGCCGGGAAATTTCGGCCGGCGGGCCGCGGTGGTATCACGCCATGGGAAACAATCGCGTCGGAAAGGCGCTCCGGGGAGATTTGTCGGTGCGGATGGAGGCGCTGATCACCCGGGTGGAGCGTCGGGACGAGGGCTGGGATCTGGGGGAAGGAAACGGCGGTGGCTTCGCCGCGGTGGTGTGCTCCGCGCCGCTGCCGCAGACGCTGGCCGTGCTGGGGCGGGAGCCGGATTTGGCCGCGTTAGCGCCGTGCCTCACCGCGTTTTTCGCCTACGCGGGGGAATGGAGCGGCCGATCGCGAGAGGTCTATGCCCGTGTCGATCCAGTGGACGATCTCGCGTGGTCGGCCTGCGAGAATCACAAGATGGGACGCATCGCGCCGGCCACGACGGTTTTCGTGGCGCAGGCCTCGCCGGGATTCAGTCGGGAATTTCTCGAAGCAGATCCTGCCGAGTGGGCGGAACGCCTGCGGAAGCGCCTCGAGGAGCGATGGGAGCTGCCGCGAGCCGCAGCGCGGGATGTGTTCATGCATCGCTGGCGCTACGCGCGGTATTGCCGGGAGGAGGCTGCCGTGGTGTCGGATCTACCACCGGGCCTGTTTGTGACGGGGGATGCGTTTTCGGAATCCCGCGTAGAGTCCGCCTGGCTCGCCGGCCGGGCAACCGCTCACGAAGTGCTGAGCTCGATTCAACGGCGGTAG
- a CDS encoding dicarboxylate/amino acid:cation symporter, which produces MAGKVRGERMETTTSTGFIGWWQRTPLYQRIVGGLILGAAVGLLLGALKGTPEAPNEAVVELLSGLGIFSKLVLRLLGALAPALILLAIVQALIKAAFEPGTAPRLLRLLVLNTLVAIFVGLFVANIVQPGRWSPHESAPSGEETVVKVDIVSQLVENVPKSLLGPLGDEGKVIGVIFIAVAFGMALRRSVQKDRVAPWVDLGLDTLIIILHWIIAVVPLAVFGLVASIVGTKGFGAFHALGIFVLAVILALLLQATYYLVRVRLCSWVRPLDLLRGGRDALVMAFSTGSSTATMPVTFESLRDRVGLREKSASLGALLGSNFNNDGTALYEAMAALFIAQFIGIELSIGQQFLVVLTSVVASVGAAGIPEAGLVTMTLVFHAVGLDPVYIALLLPVDWFLDRCRTAINVMGDMNVSCLLDGKTPKAAGEL; this is translated from the coding sequence GTGGCTGGCAAGGTCCGCGGCGAACGCATGGAAACCACCACATCCACGGGATTCATCGGATGGTGGCAGCGCACGCCGCTCTACCAGCGCATTGTCGGCGGGTTGATTCTCGGCGCGGCTGTCGGGCTCCTGCTCGGCGCCTTAAAGGGCACTCCGGAGGCTCCGAACGAGGCCGTGGTCGAGTTGCTGAGCGGCCTCGGGATTTTCAGCAAGCTCGTGCTGCGGCTGCTCGGAGCGCTTGCTCCGGCGCTCATTCTTCTGGCCATCGTGCAGGCGCTCATCAAGGCGGCCTTCGAGCCGGGAACCGCGCCTCGCCTGCTGCGGTTGCTCGTGCTGAACACGCTGGTCGCAATTTTTGTCGGTTTGTTCGTTGCCAATATTGTCCAGCCTGGCCGCTGGTCGCCGCACGAGTCCGCGCCGTCCGGCGAGGAGACCGTCGTGAAGGTCGACATCGTTTCGCAACTCGTCGAGAACGTCCCGAAGAGCCTGCTGGGCCCGCTCGGCGACGAGGGAAAGGTGATCGGCGTGATCTTCATTGCGGTGGCCTTCGGCATGGCGCTTCGCCGCAGTGTGCAGAAAGACCGCGTCGCTCCCTGGGTCGATCTCGGGCTCGATACGCTCATCATCATCCTGCACTGGATCATTGCCGTGGTGCCGCTGGCGGTGTTCGGCCTTGTGGCGAGCATCGTGGGCACCAAGGGCTTCGGCGCCTTTCACGCGCTGGGGATTTTCGTGCTCGCGGTGATTCTCGCGCTGCTTCTCCAGGCCACGTATTACCTCGTGCGCGTGCGGCTGTGCTCGTGGGTGCGCCCGCTCGACCTGTTGCGGGGCGGCCGGGATGCCCTCGTGATGGCCTTCTCGACGGGCAGCTCCACGGCGACGATGCCGGTGACCTTCGAGAGCCTGCGTGACCGCGTCGGCCTGCGGGAAAAATCCGCGAGTCTCGGTGCGCTGCTTGGCTCGAATTTCAACAACGACGGCACGGCGCTCTACGAGGCGATGGCCGCGCTTTTCATCGCGCAATTCATCGGAATAGAACTCTCCATCGGGCAGCAATTTCTCGTCGTGCTCACCTCCGTCGTGGCCTCGGTCGGCGCGGCGGGCATTCCCGAGGCCGGCCTGGTGACCATGACGCTTGTCTTTCACGCAGTGGGACTCGATCCGGTTTACATCGCATTGCTGTTGCCGGTGGACTGGTTCCTCGATCGCTGCCGCACGGCGATCAACGTGATGGGCGACATGAACGTGAGCTGCCTGCTCGACGGAAAGACGCCGAAGGCCGCCGGGGAATTGTAG
- a CDS encoding lmo0937 family membrane protein has product MLWSILVIILLFWALGFGFHVAGSLIHVLLVVALIVLVVQLLTGRRAP; this is encoded by the coding sequence ATGCTCTGGTCCATCCTCGTCATCATCCTGCTCTTCTGGGCGCTCGGCTTCGGCTTTCACGTCGCTGGCAGCCTTATCCACGTCCTTCTCGTCGTCGCCTTGATCGTGCTGGTCGTCCAGCTCCTCACCGGCCGCCGCGCACCCTGA
- a CDS encoding DUF456 family protein, translated as MDALWWILTVGLMLFGLVGTVVPLLPGVILILGGAVLNHFTLHAVGWPTLLGLTLLATLAMALDFVSGAVGAKYFGATRWGAIGGILGAIVGLFFGVIGIFVGPLIGALLGELLGGRGILPAGKSGWGTFLGTTAGLIGKFLVGVAMIAWFAIAALLP; from the coding sequence ATGGATGCGCTGTGGTGGATTCTGACCGTCGGATTAATGCTCTTCGGGCTCGTGGGAACGGTGGTCCCGCTGCTGCCCGGCGTGATCCTGATCCTCGGCGGCGCGGTGCTGAATCACTTCACGCTCCACGCCGTGGGCTGGCCGACCTTGCTCGGGCTGACGCTGCTCGCCACGCTGGCGATGGCTCTCGATTTCGTGAGCGGGGCGGTCGGCGCGAAATACTTCGGGGCGACGCGCTGGGGAGCGATCGGGGGAATTCTCGGGGCGATCGTCGGCCTTTTTTTCGGCGTGATCGGGATTTTTGTGGGGCCTCTGATCGGCGCTCTGCTCGGAGAGTTGCTTGGCGGCCGGGGGATCCTGCCGGCAGGAAAATCGGGATGGGGCACGTTTCTCGGCACGACGGCCGGCCTCATTGGCAAATTTCTTGTGGGCGTCGCGATGATCGCATGGTTTGCAATCGCGGCACTCCTGCCCTAA
- a CDS encoding creatininase family protein gives MSLPGPTLDRIVAAAGAAPVLLDRLPWPEVAALREQNGGLLLLPLGATEQHGPHLPICTDTLLAESACAFASARTGVPVLPPLAYTVSAGHTAKWPGTFSLLHETFIASLRQLAAWCAATGWKRLLLVNSHFGNDASMRVAVDQIRLEHLGRLQIAARSTYQLTPEIWQAFIADADDLHANKAETDLLLHLAPELVRMDQLAAADDPDRTANSIFAYPVAQTSLNGVTGFPSRATAEDGAVLFAQIGEALTTLVERAKTDEPPLGPEHWADVPRLATSFFQP, from the coding sequence ATGAGCCTGCCCGGCCCCACTCTCGATCGCATCGTCGCCGCCGCGGGGGCCGCCCCGGTTCTCCTGGACCGCCTGCCGTGGCCCGAAGTCGCCGCCCTGCGCGAACAAAACGGCGGCCTCCTCCTGCTTCCGCTCGGCGCGACCGAGCAACACGGCCCGCACCTGCCCATCTGCACCGACACGCTGCTGGCGGAATCCGCCTGCGCCTTCGCCTCGGCCCGCACCGGCGTTCCCGTGCTGCCGCCGCTCGCCTACACCGTCTCGGCCGGCCACACCGCCAAATGGCCCGGCACCTTTTCGCTGCTTCACGAGACGTTCATCGCGTCTCTCCGCCAGCTCGCCGCGTGGTGCGCGGCCACCGGCTGGAAGCGCCTGTTGCTCGTGAATTCCCATTTCGGCAACGACGCCTCGATGCGCGTCGCCGTGGACCAGATTCGCCTCGAGCACCTCGGCCGCCTGCAGATCGCCGCTCGCAGCACCTACCAGCTCACGCCGGAAATCTGGCAGGCCTTCATCGCCGATGCCGACGACCTCCACGCAAACAAGGCCGAGACCGACCTGCTTTTGCATCTCGCGCCGGAACTCGTGCGGATGGACCAGCTCGCCGCGGCGGACGATCCCGACCGCACGGCCAATTCCATCTTCGCCTATCCTGTCGCGCAAACGAGCCTGAATGGCGTCACCGGATTCCCCTCGCGCGCCACCGCCGAGGATGGCGCCGTCCTCTTCGCGCAGATCGGCGAGGCCCTCACCACCCTCGTCGAACGCGCGAAAACCGACGAGCCCCCGCTCGGCCCCGAGCATTGGGCGGACGTGCCGCGGCTTGCTACGAGTTTTTTCCAGCCATGA
- a CDS encoding flavodoxin family protein has protein sequence MNKLLVLVGSPRRTGNSAALAAAVQRGAESTGASVATRFLDDHIGSFLRDCRTCRRADGECSIDDGFRRLFLEDFLPANGVVFCSPVYWYGLSAQTKAFFDRTFCYYAASYPQSASVVARMSGKRIGLALASEETYPGASLGIVHQLQEYSRYTHSEFVGVVRGVGNRRGEVTLDPTDPLVAAEALGRDLFAAKFSDYRIDTPRSARVWES, from the coding sequence ATGAACAAGCTGCTCGTCCTTGTCGGTAGTCCGCGCCGCACCGGAAACTCCGCCGCCCTCGCCGCCGCCGTGCAGCGCGGGGCGGAATCCACCGGCGCCTCGGTGGCCACGCGCTTCCTCGACGACCACATCGGCTCGTTCCTGCGCGACTGCCGCACCTGCCGCCGCGCGGACGGCGAGTGCTCCATCGACGACGGCTTCCGCCGCCTGTTCCTCGAGGATTTCCTGCCCGCGAATGGCGTCGTCTTTTGCTCACCCGTCTACTGGTATGGCCTGTCCGCCCAGACAAAGGCATTCTTCGACCGCACGTTCTGCTATTACGCCGCCTCTTATCCGCAGTCGGCCAGCGTCGTCGCCCGGATGTCCGGCAAGCGCATCGGCCTCGCGCTTGCATCCGAGGAAACCTACCCCGGCGCGTCGCTCGGCATCGTCCATCAACTTCAGGAATACTCCCGCTACACGCATTCGGAGTTCGTCGGCGTCGTCCGTGGCGTCGGCAATCGCCGCGGCGAAGTCACCCTCGACCCCACCGATCCGCTCGTGGCCGCCGAGGCCCTCGGTCGCGATCTCTTCGCCGCAAAATTCTCCGACTATCGCATCGACACGCCTCGCAGCGCGCGGGTCTGGGAGTCGTAG
- a CDS encoding LuxR C-terminal-related transcriptional regulator, with amino-acid sequence MERLVESLATAFIALRRLGITRRETYSGLLHDALVTQPDLLGLWSVWEPDCFDGRDAEFRFAAGHDATGRFVPYWHRGYGSPKLDPVTGYEHPGAGDWYWVPKRYNERCRVDDYLYAVAGKMMRISSEIIPICEGGRVVGVVGVDQAVSPKPGRRPAATPVVQFVGTSPECERLRLLTGREREVHYWLTEGKSNDEIAAILGISGHTVKNHLYLIFQKLGVENRYAAALAGRAE; translated from the coding sequence ATGGAGCGTCTCGTCGAATCCCTCGCCACCGCCTTCATCGCCCTGCGTCGCCTCGGGATCACCCGGAGGGAGACGTATTCCGGCCTGCTTCACGACGCGCTCGTCACCCAGCCCGATCTGCTCGGCCTCTGGAGCGTGTGGGAGCCCGATTGCTTCGACGGGCGCGACGCCGAGTTTCGCTTCGCCGCCGGGCACGACGCCACCGGCCGCTTCGTGCCGTATTGGCATCGCGGCTACGGCAGCCCGAAGCTCGATCCCGTCACCGGCTACGAACACCCCGGCGCGGGCGACTGGTATTGGGTGCCGAAGCGCTACAACGAGCGCTGCCGCGTGGACGACTACCTCTACGCCGTCGCCGGCAAGATGATGCGCATCTCGAGCGAGATCATCCCGATCTGCGAGGGCGGCCGCGTGGTCGGCGTCGTCGGCGTCGATCAGGCCGTCTCGCCAAAACCAGGCCGCCGGCCCGCCGCCACCCCCGTCGTGCAATTCGTGGGAACCTCGCCGGAATGCGAGCGCCTGCGCCTCCTCACCGGCCGCGAGCGCGAGGTCCATTACTGGCTCACCGAGGGGAAGTCGAACGACGAGATCGCCGCCATCCTCGGCATCAGCGGTCACACCGTCAAAAATCACCTCTACCTCATCTTCCAGAAACTCGGCGTCGAGAATCGCTACGCCGCCGCGCTCGCGGGTCGCGCCGAATAG
- a CDS encoding formylglycine-generating enzyme family protein, producing the protein MTPTTVVVPAGEFEMGESDADKFANDTECPRHVVRIAAPFRMAAFPVTNADLRRFVPDCAADEPGNLPAVNVSWLEATAYCDWLAAETGEPVRLPSEAEWEHACRAGTRTPFHTGAEITPAAANFLYDEHGLRVGLGQRTPAGTYAPNAFGLEAMHGNVCEWCADTWHPDYAAAPADGSTWIDPASERRVIRGGAWDYLPRLLRSSWRDALPASTRRDNVGFRIVIA; encoded by the coding sequence ATGACACCGACGACGGTCGTCGTTCCCGCCGGAGAGTTCGAAATGGGCGAAAGCGACGCGGACAAATTCGCGAATGACACCGAGTGCCCCCGCCACGTCGTGCGCATCGCCGCACCGTTCCGCATGGCGGCCTTTCCCGTCACCAATGCCGACCTGCGCCGCTTTGTGCCCGACTGCGCCGCAGACGAGCCGGGCAACCTGCCCGCGGTGAACGTGAGCTGGCTCGAGGCGACCGCCTACTGCGACTGGCTCGCGGCGGAAACCGGCGAACCCGTGCGTCTGCCGAGCGAGGCCGAATGGGAACACGCCTGCCGCGCCGGCACGCGCACGCCCTTCCACACCGGCGCGGAGATCACGCCCGCCGCGGCGAACTTCCTCTACGACGAGCACGGCCTGCGCGTCGGCCTCGGCCAGCGCACGCCCGCTGGCACCTACGCGCCAAATGCATTCGGCCTCGAGGCCATGCACGGCAACGTCTGCGAGTGGTGCGCCGACACCTGGCACCCCGACTACGCCGCGGCGCCCGCCGACGGCTCCACATGGATCGATCCCGCCAGCGAACGCCGCGTCATTCGAGGCGGCGCGTGGGATTACCTCCCGCGCCTCCTCCGCAGCTCGTGGCGCGACGCGCTCCCTGCATCCACCCGCCGCGACAATGTCGGCTTCCGCATCGTGATCGCATGA
- a CDS encoding aromatic ring-hydroxylating dioxygenase subunit alpha — protein sequence MAALRNDTLEKINACEEAVLRSAPSRSIRPERALDEVFADIQQTAARPLSQATTLPPEAYTSEAFYAWEVEHIFKREWQCLAHLSQIPNAGDFLTLDLLGEPLLVVNGKDSVVRALSRTCPHRGMDIMPPGFGRDGHGTAEPRADAPGAGHTRLLLCPYHAWTFELDGRLKACPEMHRAEGFTRDAHGLREFRTEIWNGFVFVNLDGQAAPLAPRLAEMNADFGQWAPADMQLVIQREWDCPFNWKVLVENFMESYHHLGAHAKTLQPMMPARDTWNEQERELSVRCHLPFKESVLDELHQREHAFGFPTIAALDAPKKAESGLFLVFPHFLIFTLPDRIVWYRIVPLGPGRLKLLTTMLVPKTTAARPDFDTLLEAEMPLFFEFHLEDMEMCTAIQRGMSSLGAQRGRLSHLEMSVWLVQRYLAARIRGTWPTLDQPAAPGQR from the coding sequence ATGGCCGCCCTGCGCAACGACACGCTCGAGAAAATCAACGCCTGCGAAGAAGCGGTGCTCCGCTCCGCGCCCTCGCGATCCATCCGCCCCGAGCGCGCGCTCGACGAAGTCTTCGCCGACATCCAGCAAACCGCCGCCCGGCCGCTTTCGCAGGCGACGACGCTGCCGCCCGAGGCCTACACGAGCGAGGCCTTCTACGCGTGGGAGGTCGAGCACATCTTCAAACGGGAGTGGCAGTGCCTCGCGCACCTCTCGCAGATCCCGAACGCCGGCGACTTCCTCACGCTCGACCTTCTCGGCGAACCGCTCCTCGTCGTGAACGGGAAGGACAGCGTCGTGCGCGCTCTCTCGCGCACCTGCCCGCATCGCGGGATGGACATCATGCCGCCCGGCTTCGGCCGCGACGGTCACGGCACCGCGGAGCCGAGGGCCGACGCACCCGGCGCCGGTCACACGCGCCTCCTCCTCTGCCCCTATCACGCATGGACGTTCGAGCTCGACGGCCGCCTGAAAGCCTGCCCCGAGATGCATCGGGCCGAGGGCTTCACTCGCGATGCCCACGGCCTGCGCGAATTCCGCACGGAGATCTGGAACGGCTTCGTCTTCGTCAATCTCGACGGCCAGGCCGCGCCCCTCGCGCCGCGCCTCGCCGAAATGAACGCCGACTTCGGCCAATGGGCCCCCGCCGACATGCAGCTCGTCATCCAGCGCGAGTGGGACTGCCCGTTCAACTGGAAGGTGCTCGTCGAGAACTTCATGGAGAGCTACCACCACCTCGGCGCGCATGCGAAGACGCTGCAGCCGATGATGCCCGCCCGCGACACGTGGAACGAACAGGAACGCGAGCTCTCCGTGCGTTGCCACCTGCCGTTCAAGGAATCCGTCCTCGACGAGCTCCACCAGCGCGAGCACGCCTTCGGCTTTCCCACGATCGCTGCGCTCGACGCTCCGAAGAAAGCCGAGTCCGGGCTATTTCTCGTCTTCCCGCATTTCCTCATCTTCACGCTGCCCGACCGCATCGTCTGGTATCGCATCGTCCCGCTCGGCCCCGGCCGCCTGAAGCTGCTCACCACGATGCTCGTGCCGAAGACGACGGCCGCCCGCCCCGACTTCGACACGCTGCTCGAGGCCGAGATGCCGCTCTTCTTCGAGTTCCACCTCGAGGACATGGAAATGTGCACCGCCATCCAGCGCGGCATGTCCTCGCTCGGCGCGCAGCGCGGCCGCCTCAGCCACCTCGAGATGTCCGTCTGGCTCGTCCAGCGCTACCTCGCCGCCCGCATCCGCGGCACCTGGCCCACGCTCGACCAGCCCGCCGCCCCCGGCCAGCGCTGA
- a CDS encoding SDR family oxidoreductase, with the protein MFSLPGKVAVVTGSASGIGLAVAERFRAAGAAVVGLDRNSASPCDVSDESQLAAALDAVVAEHGRLDIMVNNAGIQPLGVDFATLTPQLLERTFAVNVNGVALGTKHAARHMTVGGRILNTGSFVGMIGVPQGTAYAASKAAVIHLTRLAAVELASRGITVNCVCPGTVATPAVLDIPDNPEIPFAESRTPLGRLATPEEIAAAFHFLASDEASYITGAILPVDGGITAGWERYDLTTPPNILNGRWTE; encoded by the coding sequence ATGTTCTCTCTTCCCGGAAAAGTCGCCGTGGTCACCGGCTCCGCATCCGGCATCGGCCTCGCCGTCGCCGAGCGCTTCCGCGCCGCGGGAGCTGCCGTTGTCGGCCTCGACCGCAATTCCGCCTCGCCCTGCGACGTCTCCGACGAATCGCAGCTCGCCGCCGCGCTCGATGCTGTCGTCGCGGAGCACGGCCGCCTCGACATCATGGTAAACAACGCCGGTATCCAGCCGCTCGGCGTCGATTTTGCCACTCTCACGCCGCAACTCCTCGAGCGCACATTCGCCGTAAACGTGAACGGCGTCGCCCTCGGCACGAAGCACGCTGCCCGGCACATGACTGTCGGCGGCCGCATCCTGAACACCGGCTCGTTCGTCGGCATGATCGGCGTGCCCCAGGGCACCGCCTATGCCGCTTCGAAGGCCGCCGTCATTCACCTCACGCGCCTTGCCGCCGTCGAGCTCGCCTCGCGCGGCATCACCGTGAACTGCGTCTGCCCCGGCACCGTCGCCACGCCCGCCGTGCTCGACATTCCCGACAACCCCGAGATTCCCTTCGCCGAATCCCGCACCCCGCTCGGCCGCCTCGCCACGCCGGAGGAGATCGCCGCCGCCTTCCACTTCCTCGCCTCGGACGAGGCCTCCTACATCACCGGAGCGATCCTTCCCGTCGACGGCGGCATCACCGCCGGCTGGGAACGCTACGACCTCACCACCCCGCCAAATATCCTGAACGGCCGCTGGACCGAATGA
- a CDS encoding polysaccharide deacetylase, producing MNSTSEFHIPNSPFSPPPRFTWPGGKRCAVMLCFDVDGETTALSEDPALAQRLTTMSQCEYGPRVGVPRLLGLLEHCGVPATFFIPSFIAEHHPGMTRAIAAAGHEIGAHGHLHEKLAQLSPAQEEAVLTKSLRILEEITGTRPVGHRAPWFEINPGTPDLLKAHRLLYSASLMGDDVPYLHANGLVEIPGQWMLEDWEQFAFNADPAWGVMPENCEKVYDLWMREYEAMRDFGCCFVLTLHPWLSGRPSRVRLLERIICDIQADGAAWFATGAEIARYVLANPSARREIDLS from the coding sequence ATGAACTCCACTTCCGAATTCCACATTCCAAATTCCCCCTTTTCCCCGCCGCCCCGCTTCACCTGGCCCGGCGGCAAACGCTGCGCCGTGATGCTCTGCTTCGACGTCGACGGCGAGACCACCGCGCTCTCCGAGGATCCCGCCCTCGCGCAGCGCCTCACCACGATGTCGCAATGCGAATACGGGCCGCGCGTCGGCGTGCCGCGCCTGCTCGGACTGCTCGAGCATTGCGGCGTGCCGGCGACGTTCTTTATCCCGAGCTTCATCGCCGAGCACCACCCGGGAATGACCCGCGCCATCGCCGCCGCCGGCCACGAGATTGGCGCCCACGGCCACCTGCACGAGAAACTCGCCCAACTCTCGCCCGCTCAGGAGGAGGCCGTGCTTACGAAAAGCCTGCGCATTCTCGAGGAGATCACCGGCACACGCCCCGTCGGCCATCGCGCGCCGTGGTTCGAGATCAATCCCGGCACGCCCGATCTCCTGAAAGCCCACCGCCTCCTCTACAGCGCGAGCCTGATGGGAGACGACGTGCCCTACCTTCACGCCAACGGCCTTGTCGAGATTCCCGGCCAGTGGATGCTCGAAGACTGGGAGCAATTCGCCTTCAACGCTGATCCCGCCTGGGGCGTGATGCCCGAGAATTGCGAGAAGGTCTACGACCTCTGGATGCGGGAATACGAGGCCATGCGCGACTTTGGCTGCTGCTTCGTCCTCACGCTCCACCCGTGGCTGAGCGGTCGGCCCTCCCGCGTGCGCCTGCTCGAGCGCATCATCTGCGACATCCAGGCCGACGGCGCAGCGTGGTTCGCCACCGGCGCGGAGATTGCCCGCTACGTGCTGGCGAATCCCTCCGCCCGCCGCGAGATCGATCTTTCCTAG
- a CDS encoding low affinity iron permease family protein, producing MSKSQKQSWFIRFAKRTSTLAGKPATFAVAAGVVILWAILGPAFGFSDTWQLVINTSTTIITFLMVFLIQNTQNRDSEAIQIKLDELIHVTTKANNVLLDLEELDDEDLEKLRDHYLEMADRARKARAK from the coding sequence ATGAGCAAATCGCAGAAACAGTCCTGGTTCATCCGCTTTGCCAAACGCACGTCCACGCTCGCGGGCAAGCCGGCCACCTTCGCCGTCGCCGCCGGCGTCGTCATTCTGTGGGCCATCCTCGGTCCCGCTTTCGGGTTTAGCGACACCTGGCAGCTCGTCATCAACACCAGCACGACCATCATCACCTTCCTGATGGTCTTCCTCATCCAGAACACGCAAAACCGCGACTCCGAGGCCATCCAGATCAAGCTCGACGAGCTCATCCACGTCACCACCAAGGCGAATAACGTCCTCCTCGATCTGGAGGAACTCGACGACGAGGACCTCGAGAAGCTGCGCGACCATTACCTCGAGATGGCCGATCGCGCCCGCAAGGCCCGGGCAAAATAA
- the nikR gene encoding nickel-responsive transcriptional regulator NikR, with translation MTSQPAPTEPPARPVQRISISLPDSVYRELDEMIEERGIESRSKLITELINQAVIEHQEDKGDQIMAGTITLLYDEAKGPLLQKLAEIEREHIDEVISSLHVQLEHSHRMEVILVQGPADKLRRITDRLLGCKGVRTGKLTLSSIIIPPLHPLPQKPE, from the coding sequence ATGACGAGCCAACCCGCCCCTACCGAGCCCCCGGCACGCCCCGTTCAGCGGATCAGCATCTCGCTGCCGGATTCCGTCTATCGCGAACTCGACGAAATGATCGAGGAGCGCGGCATCGAGAGCCGCTCGAAGCTTATCACCGAGCTCATCAACCAGGCCGTCATCGAGCACCAGGAGGACAAAGGCGACCAGATCATGGCCGGCACCATCACCCTCCTCTACGACGAGGCCAAGGGCCCGCTCCTCCAGAAGCTCGCCGAGATCGAGCGCGAGCACATCGATGAGGTCATCAGCTCGCTCCATGTCCAGCTCGAGCACAGCCACCGCATGGAGGTCATCCTCGTGCAGGGGCCGGCGGACAAGCTCCGCCGCATCACCGACCGTCTCCTCGGCTGCAAGGGCGTCCGCACCGGCAAGCTCACGCTCTCGAGCATCATCATTCCCCCGCTCCACCCGCTGCCCCAAAAGCCCGAATGA
- a CDS encoding urea amidolyase associated protein UAAP1, whose translation MSLFEETLPGGAPWSMIIPRHRLVRLTALDASANLTALLFNARQPLDRLNVPDTLKALHTAKLTRGHILMSDMGHALASIVDDTLGWHDPLGGHITAAHVRAKYGEHSYQDFRNDWYRNAHDNFLVELQKHGLGLRDLIASVNFFSKVTADDDGVLAFVEDHAPAGAAITLRTEMDVLFVLSNTPHPLAPVGEYPRARVQLTIDAAAPPADDDFCRNFRPECARTLALTDRLYL comes from the coding sequence ATGAGCCTCTTCGAAGAAACCCTGCCCGGCGGCGCGCCGTGGTCGATGATCATCCCGCGCCACCGCCTCGTCCGCCTCACCGCGCTCGACGCCAGTGCGAACCTCACCGCGCTCCTGTTCAACGCCCGCCAGCCGCTCGACCGCCTCAACGTGCCCGACACGCTCAAGGCCCTCCACACGGCAAAGCTCACCCGCGGCCACATTCTCATGAGCGACATGGGCCACGCGCTCGCATCGATCGTCGACGACACCCTGGGCTGGCACGATCCCCTCGGCGGCCACATCACCGCCGCCCACGTCCGCGCGAAATACGGCGAGCACAGCTACCAGGATTTCCGGAACGACTGGTATCGCAACGCCCACGACAACTTCCTCGTCGAGCTGCAGAAGCACGGCCTCGGCCTGCGCGACCTCATCGCCAGTGTGAACTTCTTCAGCAAAGTCACGGCGGACGACGATGGCGTGCTCGCCTTCGTCGAAGACCACGCTCCCGCCGGCGCCGCCATCACGCTGCGCACCGAAATGGACGTCCTCTTCGTCCTCTCGAACACGCCCCACCCGCTCGCGCCCGTCGGCGAATACCCCCGCGCCCGCGTCCAGCTCACGATCGACGCCGCCGCGCCACCGGCCGACGACGACTTCTGCCGCAACTTTCGCCCCGAGTGCGCCCGCACCCTCGCCCTCACCGACCGCCTCTACCTATGA